A section of the Maylandia zebra isolate NMK-2024a linkage group LG8, Mzebra_GT3a, whole genome shotgun sequence genome encodes:
- the LOC101484887 gene encoding 5-hydroxytryptamine receptor 3A isoform X1: MIAGFFFLLIITGGYVSNVELPDADKQKSNGTITGDNEDEEEKVCNFQDIVNHLNLKKDELKYTMSRPIINNKNYTEVFITIRLYAILDMREIDQTLITYIWVDLAWLNEYIKWKRDDFCGIEYITIPTSYLWIPDITIEEMTEKDKASPSPYLSIYHNGRVEFRNDQVVLSTCKMHVYKFPFDTQSCNLSFKSIFHDDKEIYLRNNSINNSTVTELSRKMMHTQYEWLFIDMSVNNEVVEGYGFNQTVVIYTITMKRRSVLYVANFILPVLFFLLLDLSSFLISDTGGEKLGFKVTVLLAVTVMQLLLNEILPSSSDSIPLIAVYCIGIFALMLLSLLEAILVKHLIEKEDETDGDRSLGENSGNNQGGHNFYSCFREIRRLSHHASVDEVSSHETPSVSLSRKGSSSILTEVSFALEKVSDELQETRKTMTLLSSNRKSGYWTRMAKKVNKIFLIFYLTAVTVFLAYMVSMWNSAEGK, translated from the exons ATGATcgctggtttcttctttctgctcATAATCACGG GTGGATATGTCTCCAATGTAGAGCTACCAGATGCTGATAAGCAAAAAAGCAATGGGACAATTACTGGAG ATAACGAAGATGAAGAGGAGAAAGTCTGTAATTTTCAGGATATTGTCAATCACCTGAATCTGAAAAAAGACGAACTTAAATACACTATGAGCCGGCCcattataaacaacaaaaattatACAGAAGTGTTTATTACAATAAGACTCTATGCCATCTTAGATATG AGAGAAATTGACCAGACCTTAATTACTTACATTTGGGTTGATTTG GCTTGGCTCAATGAGTACATTAAATGGAAACGAGATGATTTCTGTGGAATTGAATATATAACAATTCCTACTTCATATCTGTGGATACCAGATATAACTATTGAAGAGAT gacagaaaaagacaaagcgTCTCCGAGTCCATATCTCAGCATATATCACAATGGTCGGGTTGAGTTCAGGAATGACCAGGTGGTGCTAAGCACCTGCAAGATGCATGTTTACAAATTTCCTTTTGACACCCAGAGCTGCAACCTCTCCTTCAAGTCTATCTTTCACGATG ATAAAGAAATATATTTGCGGAACAACTCTATTAACAATTCAACGGTCACAGAATTGTCTCGTAAGATGATGCACACGCAGTATGAGTGGCTGTTCATCGACATGTCAGTCAACAACGAAGTTGTTGAAGGTTATGGATTCAATCAAACTGTGGTCATTTACACT ATTACCATGAAGAGGAGGTCTGTCCTCTACGTTGCCAATTTCATCCTGCCAGTGCTCTTCTTCTTGCTTCTGGACTTATCCTCCTTCCTCATCTCAGACACTGGGGGTGAGAAACTCGGCTTCAAGGTCACTGTCTTGCTTGCtgtcacagtgatgcagcttCTTCTCAATGAGATTCTGCCGAGCTCTTCAGACAGTATTCCACTTATAG CTGTCTACTGCATTGGAATTTTTGCTCTGATGCTGCTCAGCCTCCTGGAGGCAATTTTGGTCAAGCATCTGATTGAAAAGGAAGATGAGACGGATGGAGACCGAAGCCTGGGGGAGAACTCTGGGAACAACCAGGGCGGCCACAACTTCTACAGCTGTTTTAGAG AGATTAGGAGACTCAGTCACCACGCCTCTGTTGATGAGGTATCTTCTCATGAAACACCATCTGTGTCTCTGTCCCGAAAG GGCAGCAGCAGTATACTGACAGAGGTGTCCTTTGCTCTGGAAAAAGTCTCAGATGAGCTGCAGGAGACAAGGAAAACAATGACTTTGCTCAGCAGCAACAGGAAGTCTGGATACTGGACCAGAATGGCTAAAAAAGTCAACAAGATTTTCCTAATTTTTTATTTGACTGCAGTCACTGTGTTCTTAGCATATATGGTTTCAATGTGGAACAGTGCTGAGGGTAAGTAG
- the LOC101484887 gene encoding 5-hydroxytryptamine receptor 3A isoform X2: MLISKKAMGQLLEREIDQTLITYIWVDLAWLNEYIKWKRDDFCGIEYITIPTSYLWIPDITIEEMTEKDKASPSPYLSIYHNGRVEFRNDQVVLSTCKMHVYKFPFDTQSCNLSFKSIFHDDKEIYLRNNSINNSTVTELSRKMMHTQYEWLFIDMSVNNEVVEGYGFNQTVVIYTITMKRRSVLYVANFILPVLFFLLLDLSSFLISDTGGEKLGFKVTVLLAVTVMQLLLNEILPSSSDSIPLIAVYCIGIFALMLLSLLEAILVKHLIEKEDETDGDRSLGENSGNNQGGHNFYSCFREIRRLSHHASVDEVSSHETPSVSLSRKGSSSILTEVSFALEKVSDELQETRKTMTLLSSNRKSGYWTRMAKKVNKIFLIFYLTAVTVFLAYMVSMWNSAEGK; this comes from the exons ATGCTGATAAGCAAAAAAGCAATGGGACAATTACTGGAG AGAGAAATTGACCAGACCTTAATTACTTACATTTGGGTTGATTTG GCTTGGCTCAATGAGTACATTAAATGGAAACGAGATGATTTCTGTGGAATTGAATATATAACAATTCCTACTTCATATCTGTGGATACCAGATATAACTATTGAAGAGAT gacagaaaaagacaaagcgTCTCCGAGTCCATATCTCAGCATATATCACAATGGTCGGGTTGAGTTCAGGAATGACCAGGTGGTGCTAAGCACCTGCAAGATGCATGTTTACAAATTTCCTTTTGACACCCAGAGCTGCAACCTCTCCTTCAAGTCTATCTTTCACGATG ATAAAGAAATATATTTGCGGAACAACTCTATTAACAATTCAACGGTCACAGAATTGTCTCGTAAGATGATGCACACGCAGTATGAGTGGCTGTTCATCGACATGTCAGTCAACAACGAAGTTGTTGAAGGTTATGGATTCAATCAAACTGTGGTCATTTACACT ATTACCATGAAGAGGAGGTCTGTCCTCTACGTTGCCAATTTCATCCTGCCAGTGCTCTTCTTCTTGCTTCTGGACTTATCCTCCTTCCTCATCTCAGACACTGGGGGTGAGAAACTCGGCTTCAAGGTCACTGTCTTGCTTGCtgtcacagtgatgcagcttCTTCTCAATGAGATTCTGCCGAGCTCTTCAGACAGTATTCCACTTATAG CTGTCTACTGCATTGGAATTTTTGCTCTGATGCTGCTCAGCCTCCTGGAGGCAATTTTGGTCAAGCATCTGATTGAAAAGGAAGATGAGACGGATGGAGACCGAAGCCTGGGGGAGAACTCTGGGAACAACCAGGGCGGCCACAACTTCTACAGCTGTTTTAGAG AGATTAGGAGACTCAGTCACCACGCCTCTGTTGATGAGGTATCTTCTCATGAAACACCATCTGTGTCTCTGTCCCGAAAG GGCAGCAGCAGTATACTGACAGAGGTGTCCTTTGCTCTGGAAAAAGTCTCAGATGAGCTGCAGGAGACAAGGAAAACAATGACTTTGCTCAGCAGCAACAGGAAGTCTGGATACTGGACCAGAATGGCTAAAAAAGTCAACAAGATTTTCCTAATTTTTTATTTGACTGCAGTCACTGTGTTCTTAGCATATATGGTTTCAATGTGGAACAGTGCTGAGGGTAAGTAG